A region of Arabidopsis thaliana chromosome 5, partial sequence DNA encodes the following proteins:
- a CDS encoding Cystatin/monellin superfamily protein (Cystatin/monellin superfamily protein; CONTAINS InterPro DOMAIN/s: Cystatin-related, plant (InterPro:IPR006525); BEST Arabidopsis thaliana protein match is: Cystatin/monellin superfamily protein (TAIR:AT5G17100.1); Has 1807 Blast hits to 1807 proteins in 277 species: Archae - 0; Bacteria - 0; Metazoa - 736; Fungi - 347; Plants - 385; Viruses - 0; Other Eukaryotes - 339 (source: NCBI BLink).), producing the protein MTSTNNELTVSMMGTSTKEEVVSKVDEEDDDSSSDSDMDYGSDSEWAGYNVLAETEPEWDVDSFDGHEFKINPRVRQMYRSQELYDKYYNNRLKAFENKGFLSDHLNGIYDVYLDEKMDGYNSTRDFMAELANVCVKKHNETKGNTLELVNVVRATERGAATWRLYITFMAREFPDGPLVEYQAKVIKFLGVKDPFPVLCRAAPKPGI; encoded by the exons ATGACATCGACCAACAATGAATTAACTGTTTCCATGATGGGTACATCGACCAAGGAGGAGGTTGTCTCTAAAGTCGACGAGGAAGACGACGATAGTAGCAGCGACAGCGATATGGATTACGGTAGCGACAGCGAGTGGGCTGGGTATAACGTGTTAGCGGAAACTGAACCAGAGTGGGACGTCGACAGCTTTGACGGTCACGAGTTTAAAATCAATCCCAGGGTTCGTCAAATGTACCGCAGCCAGGAACTTTATGACAAATACTACAACAACAGGCTCAAGGCTTTCGAGAATAAG ggttttctttctgatcatcTGAATGGAATCTATGATGTTTATCTAGACGAAAAAATGGATGGCTACAACAGTACTAGGGATTTCATGGCAGAGCTTGCTAATGTGTGTGTTAAGAAACACAACGAGACCAAG GGAAATACTTTGGAATTGGTAAATGTTGTGAGAGCTACTGAAAGGGGAGCAGCTACATGGAGGTTGTACATCACTTTTATGGCTCGAGAGTTTCCTGATGGGCCTCTTGTTGAGTACCAAGCCAAGGTAATAAAGTTCTTAGGGGTCAAGGATCCTTTCCCAGTTCTCTGCAGAGCAGCTCCTAAACCAGGAATCTAA
- a CDS encoding Cystatin/monellin superfamily protein (Cystatin/monellin superfamily protein; CONTAINS InterPro DOMAIN/s: Cystatin-related, plant (InterPro:IPR006525); BEST Arabidopsis thaliana protein match is: Cystatin/monellin superfamily protein (TAIR:AT5G17150.1); Has 1807 Blast hits to 1807 proteins in 277 species: Archae - 0; Bacteria - 0; Metazoa - 736; Fungi - 347; Plants - 385; Viruses - 0; Other Eukaryotes - 339 (source: NCBI BLink).) has translation MAPESIKEEMEIQASTTKMMNSSLMEEHKVEEEEDDDEGSDIDRRYKYVPEPEPEWDVDSYDGREYETDPEDRQFFSDEDSYQEFRTRKRQAIESKGFLPEPLSGTYPIQDLEEVAYRNMTARELNTDLANLCVKKLNDEKGTTVELVEIVRVIELGGATWNSYITFMAREYPNGPLVEYHAKVMSYVGQEKPPFPILCRPSPKLSV, from the exons CGACGAAAATGATGAACTCTTCGCTCATGGAGGAGCACAAAgtcgaagaggaagaagacgacgacgaagGCAGCGATATCGACAGAAGATATAAATACGTGCCAGAACCAGAACCGGAGTGGGATGTGGACAGCTACGATGGTCGTGAATACGAGACAGATCCTGAAGATCGTCAGTTTTTCTCCGACGAAGACAGTTATCAAGAATTTCGTACCCGCAAGCGTCAGGCTATCGAGAGTAAG gGTTTTCTTCCAGAACCTTTGAGTGGGACTTACCCAATCCAAGATCTTGAAGAAGTAGCGTATCGTAATATGACCGCTCGAGAGTTGAATACAGATCTTGCTAACTTGTGTGTTAAGAAATTAAACGATGAGAAG GGAACGACTGTGGAATTGGTAGAGATTGTAAGAGTTATTGAATTAGGAGGAGCTACATGGAATTCTTATATAACGTTTATGGCTCGTGAGTATCCCAATGGACCTCTTGTTGAGTACCATGCCAAAGTCATGAGTTATGTAGGACAGGAGAAACCTCCTTTCCCTATTCTCTGCAGACCAAGTCCTAAACTCTCTGTTTAG